From Triticum aestivum cultivar Chinese Spring chromosome 7B, IWGSC CS RefSeq v2.1, whole genome shotgun sequence:
ctgcctcgacccgatcacCGGCATGAACCAGAGCGTCGGCACGTATTCGGACCGCATCAAGGctgagttcgacgagcgcaagctcgtcgacccctagttcaaaggcgtctacatgcagcgcgggtcgaaggcaatggcgaaccactgggggctcatccaaacggtgtgcaacaaatggcatgggatcatcgaggagatcgcggcttgcccggagagcggcgccagcgtcgAGGATCAGGTATAGCACGCCGACCTCTCCCTTTTCTTTTCACCGTGTGCGCGCCCGCCGACTGATGTTCATCGGCGCAGCTGCTGCAGATGTTCGCCATGTTTTGCCGGGACAATAGCGACcaagagttcaagtacctccacgtcttcaagcGGATCGACAAGTGTGAGAAGTGGGCGGATAtccggcgcaccctcgccaaggccaaggagacatacaagccggacgcgTCGACACCTGGCGCGGCCGACGGGTGCCCGGACGGCAATAAAGGGGCCAAGAAGACGAAACACGCTGAGTCGTCTACCACACGTGTgcaagagtccatcgagcattgcctcgccgacacAAAGACCCGGGCCGCCCTGCGGGAAGAGAAAACTTAGGCGCGctggtcggcgttgatgacgaacaGCTCCGTCAAACTCGACTTGCTCCGGACCAACGCCAACCTGTTACGGACCAATGTCGTCGCGAAGAAGAGGAGCGCCGACCTGGCTTTCCTGATGGGCGgcgcggacatgctccagagcggcGATGAGAAGCTCAAGGTGTGGTacctggcggagcgcggcctcatcctgaaccagatatCGGCGACACCGCCGCCAACTCCCACGCCGACGccaacgccgccgccaagcccgagtgATGATGCCTCCGCGATGCCCAGCAGCACAGAAATCGCGCCGACGCCGCCCAACACAGAAGTCGCGCCGACGCCGcccagcccgcgcacgccgacccCTCAAACGCCAGAGGCCGACACTGCCATATGATACATTGCTTGCACGTCCTTTCTTTTTGTACGCCAAACTTTTCATTTGATCGCTGAACTGTGGCAAGGTGATGATCACGGAACTGTGACGCAGCCGGACTTGTGGCGTTTTGTGGAAACGGGAATGGACCAAGTTTAAATTTGCAGCGCCTTGAGGGCGGCACCTGGGGGCCTGGCTGGGACCTTGATCGCCCCCAGGGTCTAAAAATCGCCGGATGAGCGCCCGAAAGAACGCCGGCCTATGCGCTGGGGACCGAACTGCTGGAAATGCTCTTATAATGCAGGACAACAAGTTTGAAGCATGGTCATGCCCTTCCGACGCATCTCTACCCTGTAAAAAAATCAATAAAATGGTTGgtactctccctctctctctgtgtctgtgtcactctctctctctctcttccttcccGTTTGGTTGAGCACCAATTTGTGCCATTAAAAATTTGGCATGCTATGATACTTCTATTCGTAGTTATTGGTTGCATGTCTACGTAGCATTCCCTTCATAATTTTGCCGATATATTGGCCAACAAAGGGAATGGGTGAAGGAATCCTTGAATTATTTTTTGGCCAGCCAATTGTCTAACTGCAAGAAGAGAATGCTGCAGTTATTATTGCTCAATTTGAACCATACATGTTGTATAAGATGCATATGGCATTTATGCCACAACAAAATTTACAGAAGTTtcactttgaccaaatttatataaaaaaatatcaacatatatCTGTTGATAAATCTAATGGCATTGGTTTGGCATTGTAAGTGTAGATGAAACTTTCTTATTTTAAAAACATTGACCTATACCAAATTTGATATGCACTATAATTTGGTAAGGAGGGAGTATCCTTTTATTATTCTTCCCAATTTATATGGAGATACAAACACAAAAGAGTCTACATCCGGGGTGAACACAGCCGAGGACAACAAAACTTTAAAAACCCCATTTCTGGGAAAGAGTCAACAACTAAACAAGACCCGGTAGATGACTACGTTCATAGAGAGATAAAACAAGTCAAGATACACAATCAATGTAGACCTCCATTATTTTCTTTTCAAGGACAGAAAAATGATGGAATACTTTGTCTTCTCCCTCGCAAGGTGTTCGGCGACATTGTACGTGAATTTGTCGAAGAGCTTGTCGAGCATAGATTCACCAAAATGGCTTGTGAAAAGGGGCTCCATCACTGCCCTCAAACTTTTGGACACATTCATGCCGCTTCGGAGGGGATCGCGCACTTCGTTGCTTTCCGAGTTGTCATGAGGATCCCAGTTGGATTCGAACAATTCAACATGATTTATGTCAAATAGTCCACTTTGCTTGATCACCATCTTGACTTCAGTTAGTGATGGACCGTAAAAGGGTAGGTTAAAGGAGTTGAGTTTTCCCCTCTCTAGGAGGCCCTGTTGTGACAGTTTAATGTTTAATTTATACACAAAAAATGTTTAGTTTTCTGTAATTATAAGAGTTGTGAGATTATTGTACTAAAGATATACCGGTGTGTACCTCTTCAACAAGATATTCCAAAGATTGCGCAATTAATCCATAGAGCTGGTTCATATCTCCATTGTAGACATCCTCTGTTTTTCTCCCCAGAAATGTCAATACCATTTGTCCACCGAGCACCCGTTCTTTATATCGCAGCTTGAGGAACAACAACATATCCTTCTCAAAATGCTCCTGGTATAATTTAACTACAGATGGTGGTGTAGTCCTcgcaatataaatgtttcctttgTTTAGATACATTTCTCTCTTGGCCGCAAATCCATCCGGGAGCTACATGATACAAACAATAGTTGTAGGACCTTGGTGGTTAACAATAATGATAGACAAATAAACTGTGGCTTGCCAGTTTAGTACCTCAGAGCGCCAATGAAGGCAGTATGATGAGTGAAACAGATGAACACTATGGCGAGGAAAAAGCTTGGTGTAGAAGGAGCCCGGTAGCCCAGCAATATAAAAAGGTGGTAGTGCTTCTAGCTTATGAGTTACTGTAATTGACTCCTTGAACTGCTCAAGTGACTGGAACACACGGTTGAAGTCGTTTCCTGGTAGATCATTGAGGAAGACTTGGAGCTCCACGAGGTTGCCACGAAGCTTGTCATGATTGCTGCATATTGCTTCAATCACGTTGGAGACAAAGATGAGCGTGTTTTCACCTGAAGAGCAGCCTAGGTCAACAACTATCATTGTTGGATGGAGCAAATCCATGCACACTTCTATCACCGCCTTCTCGAGCACCGGCTTAGTCCGAATCAAAGCTTTCTTCTGGTACAAATGAACAAAAAGAAGCTTTACCATTTAAGATCGATAGAAAGTGTAATCAGCTTCGGTGAGCCAGAAATGTCG
This genomic window contains:
- the LOC123155970 gene encoding anthranilate O-methyltransferase 3, with amino-acid sequence MKMDSDFHMAKGEGETSYVKNSTHQKKALIRTKPVLEKAVIEVCMDLLHPTMIVVDLGCSSGENTLIFVSNVIEAICSNHDKLRGNLVELQVFLNDLPGNDFNRVFQSLEQFKESITVTHKLEALPPFYIAGLPGSFYTKLFPRHSVHLFHSSYCLHWRSELPDGFAAKREMYLNKGNIYIARTTPPSVVKLYQEHFEKDMLLFLKLRYKERVLGGQMVLTFLGRKTEDVYNGDMNQLYGLIAQSLEYLVEEGLLERGKLNSFNLPFYGPSLTEVKMVIKQSGLFDINHVELFESNWDPHDNSESNEVRDPLRSGMNVSKSLRAVMEPLFTSHFGESMLDKLFDKFTYNVAEHLAREKTKYSIIFLSLKRK